A window of Castanea sativa cultivar Marrone di Chiusa Pesio chromosome 1, ASM4071231v1 contains these coding sequences:
- the LOC142617056 gene encoding uncharacterized protein LOC142617056, giving the protein MSLLSWNCRGLGNSHTVNALKEVIRIEEPKIVFLMETKSDRDWMVKIRDRCGFKQGLIVPSRGSSGGLALFWKNDIQVNVIKYSPSNIDAEVNSGDGLGWWHLIGFYGQSETSLRYKSWSLLKYLSGLSQLPWLAIGFSGPKFTWLCQQSDRTQIRERLDRAVATVDWVIKSPQAKLFHRTSSASDHNPLVLNLIRKKLKPVQTKIFRFEAMWLKDSSCEDVVNSAWEEGLHMGTEFPIESCLENFHAKLKVWNKNYFGHVGKNITRLQKHLQWLEMQPTSSENIMLVQTQ; this is encoded by the exons ATGAGTTTGTTAAGTTGGAACTGTCGGGGGCTTGGAAACTCTCACACAGTTAATGCCTTAAAAGAGGTAATTAGGATAGAAGAGcccaaaattgtttttctgaTGGAAACAAAATCTGATAGAGACTGGATGGTGAAAATTCGTGATAGGTGTGGATTCAAACAAGGATTGATTGTTCCTAGCAGAGGTAGTAGTGGGGGATTAGCtttattttggaaaaatgatATACAAGTGAATGTTATAAAATATTCTCCATCTAATATTGATGCTGAGGTGAATAGTGGAGATGGTTTGGGGTGGTGGCATCTTATAGGATTCTATGGACAATCGGAGACTTCTCTTAGATATAAATCTTGGAGTTTATTAAAATATCTTAGTGGTCTTTCTCAGCTGCCATGGCTTGCTattg GCTTTTCTGGTCCTAAATTTACTTGGCTATGTCAACAATCTGATCGAACACAAATTAGAGAAAGGCTTGATAGGGCTGTAGCAACAGTGGATTGGGTGATTAAATCTCCTCAAGCAAAGCTTTTCCATAGAACTTCTTCTGCTTCTGACCATAACCCACTAGTGTTGAATCTGATAAGGAAGAAATTAAAACCAGTGCAAACTAAGATTTTTAGGTTTGAAGCTATGTGGTTGAAAGACTCAAGTTGTGAGGATGTTGTGAATTCAGCTTGGGAGGAAGGTTTACATATGGGGACTGAGTTTCCAATTGAGAGTTGCTTGGAAAATTTCCATGCAAAGTTGAAGGTTTGgaacaaaaactattttggacATGTTGGGAAAAACATTACCCGTCTTCAAAAGCATCTACAGTGGCTAGAAATGCAACCAACTTCTTCTGAAAATATtatgttggtgcaaacacagtga